One genomic window of Thioclava sp. GXIMD4216 includes the following:
- a CDS encoding pirin family protein, with protein MSWNPILDADIPIGDAVDLVDMEIVPRARDLGSFEVRRALPSAKRQMVGPFIFFDEIGPVEFLSGQKGVDIRPHPHIGLGTVTYLLQGRLHHRDSLGTDQWITPGAVNWMNAGHGITHSERTDEDLRVTGDTMFGIQTWVALPKDAEDHAPEFVHSEAGTLPELEAEGKRVTLVLGEAWGAKAPLKMPSELFYADAELAAGAALPLPDNHEDRGVYVLRGQVRVGDATYEAGRMLIFRPGDRISLRAGTQGARLMVLGGATLEGPRYIWWNFVASSKERIEAAKEAWRAGDWMHGRFRLPPTDRDEFIPLPE; from the coding sequence ATGAGCTGGAACCCGATTCTCGATGCCGATATCCCGATTGGCGATGCCGTGGATCTGGTCGATATGGAGATCGTGCCACGGGCGCGTGATCTTGGGTCTTTCGAGGTGCGGCGCGCGCTGCCTTCGGCCAAGCGGCAGATGGTGGGACCGTTCATCTTCTTTGACGAGATCGGGCCGGTCGAATTCCTGTCGGGTCAGAAGGGGGTGGATATCCGTCCGCACCCGCATATCGGTCTGGGCACGGTCACCTATCTGCTGCAGGGGCGGCTGCATCATCGCGATTCCCTCGGGACCGATCAGTGGATTACCCCTGGTGCGGTGAACTGGATGAATGCGGGCCACGGGATCACCCATTCCGAACGCACAGATGAAGACCTGCGTGTGACCGGAGATACGATGTTCGGCATCCAGACCTGGGTCGCGCTTCCCAAGGATGCAGAGGATCACGCGCCGGAATTCGTGCATTCGGAGGCGGGGACGCTGCCCGAGCTGGAGGCCGAAGGCAAGAGAGTGACGCTGGTGCTGGGCGAGGCTTGGGGCGCGAAAGCGCCGCTGAAGATGCCGTCGGAACTGTTTTACGCCGATGCCGAGCTTGCCGCAGGGGCGGCCTTGCCCTTGCCCGACAATCACGAGGATCGCGGCGTCTATGTGCTGCGCGGGCAGGTGCGCGTGGGCGATGCGACCTATGAGGCGGGGCGGATGCTGATTTTCCGTCCCGGCGACCGGATCTCGCTGCGGGCGGGGACGCAGGGCGCGCGGCTTATGGTGCTGGGGGGCGCAACGCTGGAAGGTCCGCGCTATATCTGGTGGAATTTCGTGGCCTCCTCGAAAGAACGGATCGAAGCCGCCAAAGAGGCTTGGCGGGCGGGCGACTGGATGCATGGGCGATTCCGCCTGCCGCCGACGGATCGCGACGAGTTTATCCCGCTGCCGGAGTGA